The following are encoded together in the Rhizobium tumorigenes genome:
- a CDS encoding uroporphyrinogen-III synthase, with amino-acid sequence MRVLVTRPAASGERTAKKLEARGHEALLLPLTAPVHDPTAASAALDNSTGAIAVTSAEALRALQAIGPALSAHLGRPLFAVGRATADKAVAAGFNTVHHSQGDGVELADLVASQKFLLGDRPLTYLAGFPRASGFEKRLSLHGVPFDCIECYRMEQVEPPETLLQSLFSDIPVDAVLFYSSHTARRFFGLALVSRHLEQLKKTRLLCMSATIATIVPYPLRSAVEIAEIPEEDSMLGLLDPDPSAKLI; translated from the coding sequence ATGCGCGTGCTCGTCACCCGTCCCGCAGCATCGGGCGAGCGCACCGCGAAAAAGCTCGAAGCACGCGGCCATGAGGCGCTCCTTCTTCCGCTGACGGCACCAGTCCACGATCCCACGGCGGCATCGGCGGCACTGGACAACTCGACCGGCGCCATTGCCGTCACCAGCGCAGAGGCGCTCCGTGCTTTGCAGGCCATCGGCCCGGCGCTCTCCGCACATCTCGGCCGCCCGCTCTTTGCCGTCGGCAGGGCAACCGCCGATAAGGCCGTCGCAGCCGGTTTCAATACTGTCCACCATTCCCAAGGCGATGGCGTCGAACTCGCCGATCTAGTTGCCAGCCAGAAATTCTTGTTGGGTGATCGTCCGCTGACTTATCTCGCGGGTTTCCCCCGTGCGTCAGGCTTCGAAAAGCGGCTTTCCCTGCACGGCGTCCCGTTCGACTGCATCGAATGCTACCGCATGGAGCAGGTAGAACCGCCTGAAACATTGCTGCAGAGCCTTTTCAGCGACATTCCCGTCGATGCGGTACTCTTCTATTCCAGCCACACCGCCAGACGGTTTTTTGGCCTCGCTTTAGTATCCAGGCATCTCGAGCAGCTGAAAAAGACGCGGCTTCTATGCATGAGCGCGACGATTGCCACAATCGTCCCCTACCCGTTGCGCTCAGCGGTCGAAATAGCGGAAATCCCGGAGGAAGACAGCATGCTCGGCCTTCTCGATCCCGATCCGAGCGCTAAATTGATCTAA
- a CDS encoding COG4223 family protein, with amino-acid sequence MIPGNPPHHTKPDEEPVTIDLEANAADRREAEVESHKDEIGTSATDPVDIKPQPEPEPAYEPAGTTPTEPPAPTATAPVNSTTGLIAAGIVGGLIALIGAGALQYAGVLPAASGNDKQQFTSLDSEIDGLKQSVANLATSPAATPDTALEARIGALEAVIKNNPQAATANGASPSAVDTASAQKISDLTSEVDQLKASLTQTSQTQATTGADISKRLDDAEKKLNDPGKDVAVAQAIAAAGLKAAIDRGGPFRAELDTFAGVSPNDPTVETLGKFAETGVPSRAELIRQVPDVATAIIGAAEKPAENQGWSDRLMESAKSLVTVRPVGNIKGDGVDAIAARFEDKIRNGDLPGAVSEWNSLPETGKMASAAFKQSIEARIKVEDLVGETLSKAIAGAGKQS; translated from the coding sequence ATGATCCCCGGTAATCCGCCGCATCATACGAAGCCCGACGAAGAGCCCGTAACGATCGATCTGGAAGCCAATGCGGCTGACCGCCGCGAAGCCGAGGTCGAAAGTCACAAGGACGAAATCGGCACCTCCGCCACGGACCCAGTGGACATCAAGCCGCAGCCCGAGCCGGAACCGGCATACGAGCCCGCCGGAACAACGCCGACAGAGCCACCGGCCCCGACAGCCACGGCGCCTGTAAACAGCACCACGGGCCTCATTGCAGCCGGTATCGTCGGCGGCCTGATCGCGCTGATCGGTGCCGGAGCGCTGCAATATGCAGGCGTCCTGCCCGCCGCTTCCGGAAACGATAAGCAGCAATTCACGTCGCTGGACTCTGAGATCGACGGGCTGAAGCAGAGCGTCGCCAATCTGGCCACCTCTCCCGCAGCAACGCCGGATACCGCGCTGGAAGCACGCATCGGCGCGCTAGAGGCAGTCATCAAGAACAACCCGCAGGCAGCGACCGCCAACGGCGCATCACCCAGCGCCGTGGATACCGCCTCCGCCCAGAAAATTTCCGATCTGACCTCTGAAGTCGACCAGCTGAAAGCCAGCCTGACGCAGACCTCGCAGACGCAGGCCACGACCGGCGCCGACATCAGCAAGCGGCTGGACGACGCTGAAAAGAAACTGAACGACCCGGGCAAGGATGTGGCCGTTGCCCAGGCAATCGCTGCTGCCGGGCTCAAGGCGGCGATCGATCGCGGCGGGCCTTTCCGCGCCGAACTCGATACCTTTGCCGGCGTCTCTCCCAACGACCCGACAGTGGAAACCCTGGGCAAGTTTGCCGAAACCGGTGTGCCATCGCGCGCGGAACTGATCCGCCAGGTTCCCGATGTCGCAACCGCGATTATCGGGGCGGCAGAAAAGCCGGCTGAAAACCAGGGCTGGAGCGACCGCCTGATGGAAAGCGCCAAGTCGCTTGTGACCGTTCGCCCCGTCGGCAATATCAAGGGCGACGGCGTCGACGCCATCGCCGCCCGCTTCGAGGACAAGATCCGCAACGGCGACCTGCCGGGCGCCGTCAGCGAGTGGAACAGTCTCCCGGAAACCGGCAAGATGGCATCGGCGGCGTTCAAACAGTCGATCGAAGCCAGGATCAAGGTCGAGGATCTCGTCGGTGAAACCCTTTCGAAGGCGATTGCCGGCGCCGGCAAGCAGAGCTGA
- a CDS encoding heme biosynthesis protein HemY, whose protein sequence is MIVRLLVFIVLILALGYGFSWLADRPGDLSLMWGGELYQTKLIVAASLLIAIVAAVMIVWSLLRMIWTSPHSVSRYFRARKRDRGYQALSTGLIAAGAGNALLARKMAARSRGLIRADQEPLISLLEAQAALIEGNHDEARAKFELMAKDPETRELGLRGLYLEAKRLGADEAARQYAEQAADKAPYLPWAAQATLEYRSRAGRWDDAIRLLDQQKVARVIGKDEANRLRAVLLTARATDRLDANPTGARDDALAALRLSDNLVPAALIAAKALFREDKIRKAAAVLEDAWKVSPHPEIGRAYVRARSGDSVLDRLKRAEKLEALRPNNAEALLITAQAALDAGNFAVARSKAEAAARMEPREGAFMLLADIEDAETRDQGRTRHWLAQALRAPRDPAWMADGFVSDNWLPVSPISGKLDAFEWRSPFSQLEGPVEEGTVASFETALRNLPPLADLRPAAAPVSAQPVQQRPEAAKPSTAGPLPASPTPARPMPARTQPSTALVTVTKPESPKKPEHRPFFGGAPDDPGVRTTKADPEPKTRLKLF, encoded by the coding sequence ATGATCGTCAGACTGCTTGTCTTTATCGTCCTGATCCTTGCACTCGGCTACGGCTTCTCCTGGCTGGCCGATCGTCCGGGCGACCTGTCGCTGATGTGGGGCGGCGAGCTCTACCAGACCAAGCTGATTGTCGCCGCCAGCCTTCTGATCGCCATCGTCGCCGCTGTCATGATCGTCTGGTCGCTGCTGCGGATGATCTGGACCTCGCCCCATTCCGTCAGCCGCTACTTTCGCGCCCGCAAGCGTGACCGCGGCTATCAGGCATTGTCGACCGGGCTGATTGCTGCCGGCGCCGGCAATGCGCTGCTGGCCCGCAAGATGGCTGCTCGTTCGCGTGGCCTGATCCGCGCCGACCAGGAACCGCTGATCAGTCTTCTGGAAGCGCAGGCAGCGCTGATCGAAGGCAACCACGACGAGGCGCGCGCCAAGTTCGAGCTGATGGCCAAAGATCCGGAGACCCGCGAGCTGGGCCTCCGTGGCCTCTATCTCGAAGCCAAGCGCCTCGGTGCCGACGAGGCTGCCCGGCAATATGCAGAACAGGCGGCCGACAAGGCACCCTACCTGCCTTGGGCGGCGCAGGCGACGCTCGAATATCGCAGCCGCGCCGGCCGCTGGGACGACGCTATCCGTCTTCTCGACCAGCAGAAGGTCGCAAGGGTCATCGGCAAGGACGAGGCAAACCGTCTGCGCGCCGTGCTTCTGACGGCACGCGCCACCGACCGGCTCGACGCCAACCCCACCGGTGCACGCGACGACGCGCTGGCCGCCCTGAGGCTTTCCGACAATCTCGTGCCAGCCGCCCTGATTGCCGCCAAGGCGCTGTTTCGCGAAGACAAGATCCGCAAGGCCGCTGCAGTGCTGGAGGATGCCTGGAAGGTTTCTCCCCATCCTGAAATCGGCCGCGCCTACGTTCGCGCCCGCAGCGGCGACAGCGTGCTGGACCGCCTGAAACGCGCCGAGAAGCTGGAAGCACTGCGGCCCAATAATGCAGAGGCATTGCTGATCACGGCGCAGGCAGCACTCGATGCCGGCAATTTTGCCGTCGCCCGCAGCAAGGCGGAAGCAGCCGCGCGCATGGAGCCCCGCGAGGGCGCCTTCATGTTGCTTGCCGATATCGAGGACGCCGAGACACGCGACCAGGGGCGCACCCGCCATTGGCTCGCCCAGGCCTTGCGCGCACCGCGCGACCCGGCCTGGATGGCCGATGGTTTCGTGTCCGACAACTGGCTCCCGGTCTCTCCCATTTCGGGCAAGCTCGATGCATTCGAATGGCGGTCGCCTTTCAGCCAGCTTGAAGGCCCAGTCGAGGAAGGCACCGTCGCTTCGTTCGAGACAGCGCTCCGCAACCTGCCGCCACTGGCAGATCTGCGTCCGGCCGCTGCTCCAGTATCCGCACAACCTGTCCAGCAACGACCTGAAGCCGCCAAGCCCTCGACAGCAGGTCCGTTGCCCGCGAGCCCCACGCCCGCCAGGCCCATGCCTGCCAGAACGCAGCCATCGACGGCACTGGTCACCGTGACAAAACCCGAAAGCCCGAAAAAGCCGGAGCACCGCCCATTCTTCGGCGGCGCTCCGGACGATCCGGGTGTCCGCACCACAAAGGCAGATCCGGAACCCAAGACCCGGCTGAAGCTTTTTTAA
- a CDS encoding TerB family tellurite resistance protein, which translates to MFERFQEFFQSLTTDTSKTGLAPDDPRISVAALCIQVMEADGKVEASEKKALRRLLKDQYGLDGRELDALIAAGTEAENEAVDYFRFTSDLKRHLDSDQRIELIGILWDIVYADGERSEMEDDAIWRIAELLGVSGRERIMKRQEAAARVPGLAVEADDAD; encoded by the coding sequence ATGTTTGAACGCTTCCAGGAATTCTTTCAAAGTCTGACGACAGATACTTCGAAAACCGGCCTTGCGCCCGACGATCCCCGGATCTCGGTGGCGGCGCTCTGCATCCAGGTGATGGAAGCCGATGGCAAGGTGGAGGCCAGCGAGAAGAAGGCGCTGCGACGGTTGCTCAAGGACCAGTACGGCCTCGACGGCCGTGAGCTGGACGCGCTGATCGCGGCAGGCACCGAGGCCGAGAACGAGGCAGTCGACTATTTTCGCTTTACCTCGGATCTCAAGCGCCATCTCGACAGCGACCAGCGCATCGAACTGATCGGCATCCTCTGGGATATCGTCTATGCCGATGGCGAGCGCAGCGAGATGGAAGACGATGCCATCTGGCGCATTGCCGAGTTGCTGGGCGTTTCCGGTCGCGAGCGCATCATGAAGCGGCAGGAGGCAGCAGCACGGGTGCCGGGCCTCGCCGTGGAGGCCGACGATGCGGATTGA
- a CDS encoding glutamine amidotransferase, whose translation MRIEAANSCHRRPILIVLHQERSSAGRVGQMLLQKGYDLDIRRPVLGDPLPETLEAHGGAVVFGGPMSANDTDPFVRSEINWLDVPLRENRPFLGICLGAQMLVRQLGGKVQARPDEKAEIGWYPLHPTERGRQLMRWPPMVYHFHSEGFDLPAGAELLAKGDTYPNQAFRYGDNAWGLQFHAELTRVMMQRWVVHGAHRFALPNAQQGRDHLEGRMLFDGALRQWLSEFLDIVFETQVAVAA comes from the coding sequence ATGCGGATTGAGGCGGCCAACAGCTGCCACCGCCGGCCGATCCTGATCGTGTTGCACCAGGAGCGCTCCAGCGCCGGACGCGTCGGGCAGATGCTGCTGCAGAAGGGTTACGACCTGGATATTCGCCGTCCCGTCCTTGGCGATCCCCTGCCGGAAACCCTTGAAGCCCACGGCGGCGCAGTCGTCTTCGGTGGACCGATGAGTGCCAACGACACCGATCCCTTCGTGCGCTCGGAAATCAACTGGCTGGATGTCCCGCTGCGGGAGAACCGCCCATTCCTCGGTATCTGCCTCGGTGCCCAAATGCTGGTGCGCCAGCTGGGCGGCAAGGTGCAGGCCCGACCGGATGAAAAGGCCGAAATCGGCTGGTATCCGCTGCATCCGACCGAGCGCGGCCGTCAGCTGATGCGCTGGCCGCCGATGGTCTACCACTTCCACAGCGAAGGCTTCGATCTTCCCGCTGGAGCGGAGCTTTTGGCAAAGGGCGATACCTACCCCAACCAGGCATTCCGCTATGGCGACAACGCCTGGGGCTTGCAGTTTCACGCCGAACTGACCCGCGTCATGATGCAGCGCTGGGTCGTCCACGGTGCCCATCGCTTCGCACTGCCCAACGCCCAGCAGGGTCGAGATCATCTTGAAGGCCGCATGCTTTTCGACGGTGCGCTCAGGCAGTGGTTGTCGGAGTTTCTCGATATCGTCTTCGAGACGCAGGTCGCGGTCGCGGCCTGA